In Corynebacterium afermentans subsp. afermentans, a genomic segment contains:
- a CDS encoding MFS transporter has product MNSPDQLTRTERLDRLPVTRKHKRLLVGSGIGWALDAMDIGLVSFILAALAAQWNLDNTTTGWIASIGFVGMAVGASLGGLLADKIGRRQVFAATLLLYGLATGASALAWSVASLMVFRFLVGLGLGAELPVASTLVSEFSPRRVRGRMVVLLEAFWAVGWIMAAAIGTFVVAQSDNGWRWGFALGAAPALYAIYVRMGLPESVRFLESVGRHDEAERIVRDFESEADPTDYDTAAPPQEQHVNGGIWGPDLRGRTAAFWVIWFCVSLSYYGAFIWIPSLLVEQGFSLVRSFTFTLIITLAQLPGYAAAAWLIERWGRRVTLASFLAGSALSAFAYGMASAEWQIITAGCLLSFFNLGAWGALYAIGPELYPTAIRATGTGAGAAFGRIGSILAPLIVPPVLALGGSTAVFGVFAAAFALACVAAFTLPEQRGVAIG; this is encoded by the coding sequence ATGAACTCTCCCGATCAGCTCACCCGCACTGAGCGCCTCGACCGCCTGCCGGTCACCCGAAAACACAAACGCCTTCTGGTCGGCTCCGGCATCGGCTGGGCGTTGGACGCGATGGACATCGGCCTGGTGTCCTTCATCCTCGCCGCACTGGCCGCGCAGTGGAATTTGGACAACACCACCACCGGCTGGATCGCCTCAATCGGGTTCGTCGGCATGGCGGTCGGCGCGAGCTTGGGCGGGCTGCTCGCCGACAAAATCGGCCGGCGCCAAGTCTTCGCCGCGACGCTGCTGCTGTACGGCCTAGCCACGGGCGCGTCGGCGCTGGCGTGGTCGGTGGCGTCCCTGATGGTGTTCCGCTTCCTGGTGGGCCTCGGGCTCGGTGCGGAGCTGCCGGTGGCGTCCACGCTGGTCAGCGAGTTTTCGCCACGCAGGGTGCGCGGCCGCATGGTCGTGCTGCTTGAGGCGTTCTGGGCGGTGGGCTGGATCATGGCCGCCGCCATCGGCACCTTCGTAGTAGCGCAAAGCGACAACGGCTGGCGCTGGGGCTTCGCGCTCGGCGCAGCACCGGCGCTGTACGCGATCTACGTGCGCATGGGGCTGCCGGAGTCCGTGCGCTTCCTCGAATCAGTGGGCCGGCACGACGAGGCCGAGCGGATCGTCCGCGACTTCGAGTCCGAGGCTGACCCCACGGACTACGACACCGCCGCGCCACCGCAAGAACAGCACGTCAACGGCGGCATCTGGGGCCCGGACCTGCGCGGGCGCACCGCCGCGTTTTGGGTGATCTGGTTCTGCGTGTCCCTTTCCTACTACGGCGCGTTCATCTGGATCCCGTCGCTGCTCGTGGAGCAGGGGTTCTCGCTGGTGCGATCGTTCACCTTCACGCTGATCATCACCCTGGCGCAGCTGCCCGGCTACGCCGCGGCCGCCTGGCTCATCGAGCGGTGGGGGCGCCGCGTCACGCTCGCAAGCTTCCTCGCCGGCTCGGCACTGTCCGCGTTCGCGTACGGCATGGCCAGCGCCGAATGGCAGATCATCACCGCGGGCTGCCTGCTCAGCTTCTTCAACCTCGGGGCGTGGGGCGCCCTGTACGCGATCGGCCCAGAGCTTTACCCCACCGCTATCCGCGCGACCGGCACGGGCGCGGGCGCGGCGTTCGGGCGCATCGGTTCTATTCTCGCACCACTGATTGTCCCGCCGGTGCTCGCCTTAGGCGGCTCGACGGCGGTATTCGGGGTGTTCGCCGCCGCCTTCGCGCTGGCCTGCGTGGCGGCGTTTACGCTGCCGGAGCAGCGTGGGGTGGCGATTGGCTAG
- the dnaB gene encoding replicative DNA helicase, which yields MGADDSFDDYVPPPEPAADFGDFSDSDFEAFQGNNGSSKGRGGRGGSSSRSNRYSNFNRGNNELQEYRTPPHDELAERSVIGAMLLNPDVILDVAESLRPDDFYFPAHQLIYQAVLDLFAQGSNIDVLIVAGRLDRINELERVGGAPYLHTLISEVPTAANARYYAEIVEEKSILRQLVNAGTQVVQLGYEGEEGMEVDAIVDHAQQKVFNITRNQSGEDYRPLSDLLKPTIDELTMIASGGALEAGVPTGFIDLDKLTNGLHAGQMIIIAARPGVGKSTLALDFMRSCSIHQNKTSVIFSLEMSASEIIMRMLSAETEIKLSAMRSGQMEERDWEKLTHRLTEIQDAPLFIDDSPNLTMMEIRSKARRLKQQHGLDLVVVDYLQLMSSGKKVESRQQEVSEFSRHLKLLAKELEVPVIAISQLNRGPEARTDKRPQLADLRESGSLEQDADMVFLLYRPDSQDRDDERAGEADIIVAKHRGGPIDTIPVAHQLHYSRFVNMAHG from the coding sequence ATGGGTGCAGACGACAGCTTCGACGACTACGTGCCGCCGCCAGAGCCAGCCGCGGATTTCGGGGACTTCAGCGACTCCGACTTTGAGGCGTTCCAAGGCAACAATGGCAGCTCGAAGGGGCGCGGCGGGCGGGGCGGCAGCTCGTCGAGAAGCAACCGCTACTCCAACTTCAACCGCGGCAACAACGAGCTGCAGGAGTACCGCACCCCGCCGCACGACGAGCTGGCGGAGCGCTCCGTCATCGGCGCGATGCTGCTCAACCCGGACGTCATCTTGGATGTGGCGGAAAGCCTGCGCCCGGACGACTTCTACTTCCCGGCGCACCAGCTGATCTACCAGGCGGTGCTGGACCTATTCGCGCAGGGCAGCAACATCGACGTGCTGATCGTCGCCGGCCGCTTAGACCGCATTAACGAGCTCGAGCGCGTCGGCGGCGCGCCTTACCTGCACACGCTGATCTCTGAGGTGCCGACGGCCGCGAACGCGCGCTACTACGCGGAGATTGTGGAGGAGAAGTCGATCCTGCGCCAGCTGGTCAACGCCGGCACGCAGGTGGTGCAGCTCGGCTACGAGGGCGAAGAGGGCATGGAGGTCGACGCCATCGTCGACCATGCCCAGCAGAAGGTCTTCAACATCACCCGCAACCAGTCGGGCGAGGATTACCGCCCGCTGTCGGACCTGCTCAAGCCGACAATCGACGAGCTGACCATGATCGCCTCGGGCGGTGCGCTCGAGGCGGGCGTGCCCACCGGGTTCATCGACCTGGACAAGCTCACCAACGGCCTGCACGCCGGCCAGATGATCATCATCGCGGCGCGACCGGGTGTGGGTAAGTCCACGCTCGCGCTGGACTTCATGCGCTCCTGCTCCATCCACCAGAACAAGACGTCCGTGATCTTCTCTCTGGAGATGAGCGCCTCCGAGATCATCATGCGCATGCTGTCCGCGGAGACGGAGATCAAACTCTCCGCGATGCGCTCGGGCCAGATGGAGGAGCGCGACTGGGAGAAGCTCACCCACCGCCTCACCGAGATCCAGGACGCGCCGCTGTTTATCGACGACTCGCCGAACCTCACCATGATGGAGATCCGCTCCAAGGCGCGCCGCCTGAAGCAGCAGCACGGCCTCGACCTCGTGGTGGTGGACTACCTGCAGCTAATGAGCTCCGGCAAAAAGGTCGAGTCCCGCCAGCAGGAGGTCTCGGAGTTCTCCCGCCACCTCAAGCTCCTAGCCAAGGAGCTCGAGGTGCCCGTGATCGCCATCTCCCAGCTCAACCGTGGCCCGGAGGCGCGCACCGACAAGCGCCCGCAGCTCGCTGACCTGCGTGAGTCCGGCTCGCTGGAGCAGGACGCCGACATGGTGTTCCTGCTCTACCGCCCGGACTCACAGGACCGCGACGACGAGCGCGCGGGCGAGGCGGACATCATCGTGGCGAAGCACCGCGGCGGCCCGATCGACACGATTCCGGTGGCGCACCAGCTGCACTACTCGCGCTTCGTCAACATGGCGCACGGCTAG